One Melanotaenia boesemani isolate fMelBoe1 chromosome 8, fMelBoe1.pri, whole genome shotgun sequence DNA segment encodes these proteins:
- the LOC121644016 gene encoding tripartite motif-containing protein 16-like yields the protein MAQQENQLDRETFSCSICLDLLKDPVTIPCGHSYCMNCIKTHWGVEDQKGVYSCPQCRKTFIPRPVLEKNIMLAGLVEQLKKTGLQAAPADHCYAGPEDVACDFCSGRKLKAIKSCLFCLASYCEKHLQPHYDVAPLKKHKLVEPSKNLQENICSRHDEVMKMFCRTDQKCICLVCVMDEHKGHDTVSAAAERTERQRELEVSRQEIQQRIQDREKDVKLLQQEVEAINHSADKTVEDSEKIFTELIRLIQKRSSDVKQQIRSQQETEVSGVKELQEKLEQEITELKRKDAELKQLSHTEDHNQFLHNYPSLSALSESTHSSSINIRPLRYFEDVTAAVSELRDKLQDILTDRWTNISLTVTDVDVLLSQPEPKSRAEFLKYLCKITLDPNTAHTQLLLSEGNRKVTRMDQHQSYSSHPDRFTGWCQVLSRESLTGRCYWEVEMRGNVYVAVAYKNISRAGNGTESGFGRNDKSLSLLCFQNSYEFRYNNIITSISGPRSSRVGVYLDHRAGILSFYSVSETRTLLHRVQTTFTQPLYAGIWIDSGSSAELCEVK from the coding sequence ATGGCGCAGCAGGAAAATCAGCTGGACCGAGAAACCTTCTCttgttccatctgtctggatctactgaaggatccggtgactattccctgtggacacagctactgcatgaactgtattaaaacccactggggTGTAGAAGATCAGAAGGGAGTCTACAGCTGCCCTCAATGCAGGAAAACTTTCATACCAAGACctgtcctggagaaaaacatcaTGTTAGCAGGTTTAGTGGagcagctgaagaagactggactccaagctgctcctgctgatcactgctatgctggacctgaagatgtggcctgtgatttctgctctggaagaaaactgaaagccatCAAGTCCTGTTTATTCTGTCTGGCCTCTTACTGTGAGAAACACCTTCAGCCTCATTATGATGTGGCTccattaaagaaacacaagctggtggagccctccaagaacctccaggagaacatctgctctcgtcatgatgaggtgatgaagatgttctgCCGTACTGATCAGAAGTGTATCTGTCTGGTCTGTGTTATGGATGAACATAAAGGCCAcgacacagtctcagctgcagcagaaaggactgagaggcagagagagctggaggtgagtcgacaagaaatccagcagagaatccaggacagagagaaagatgtgaagctgcttcaacaggaggtggaggccatcaatcactctgctgataaaacagtggaggacagtgagaagatcttcactgagctgatccgtctcatccagaaaagaagctctgatgtgaagcagcagatcagatcccagcaggaaactgaagtgagtggagtcaaagagcttcaggagaagctggagcaggagatcactgagctgaagaggaaagacgctgagctgaagcagctctcacacacagaggatcacaaccagtttctacacaactacccctcactgtcagcactcagtgagtctacacactcatccagcatcaatatCCGTCCTCTGAgatactttgaggatgtgacagcagctgtgtcagagctcagagataaactacaggacattctgacagacagatggacaaacatctcactgacagtcactgatgtggatgttttactgtcacaaccagaaccaaagagcagagctgaattcttaaaatatttatgtaaaatcacactggatccaaacacagcacacacacagctgttacTGTCAGAGGGAAACAGAAAGGTGACAAGAATGGATCAACATCAGTCTTATTCtagtcatccagacagattcacTGGATGGTGTCAGGTTCTGAGTAGAGAGAGTCTGACTGGacgttgttactgggaggtggaaatgagaggaaatgtttaTGTAGCAGTCGCATACAAGAATATCAGCAGAGCAGGGAATGGAACTGAAAGTGGATTTGGACGTAATGACAAATCTTTGTCATTATTATGTTTCCAAAACAGTTATGAGTTTCGATACAACAACATCATAACCTCCATCTCAGGTCCTCGGTCCTCCAGAGTAGGAGTGTACCTGGATCACAGAGCAGGtattctgtccttctacagtgtctctgaaaccaggactctcctccacagagtccagaccacattcactcagccgCTCTATGCTGGAATTTGGATTGATTCTGGATCCAGTGCTGAGTTGTGTGAAGtaaagtaa